Proteins from a single region of Oreochromis niloticus isolate F11D_XX unplaced genomic scaffold, O_niloticus_UMD_NMBU tig00000824_pilon, whole genome shotgun sequence:
- the LOC100710645 gene encoding acyl-coenzyme A thioesterase 1-like encodes MSSQVRLRLLPRARCLFDEPIKVKVEGLRSRQVVTMRARLTDDKGVVFSSSATYRADGSGEVDLNRDPSLGGTYVGVEPMGLLWSMRAQKSHKKFQKATSLKPQLVNFSVHEGEGRILAEETNERILIGDGVSRVPVQEGNISGVLFTPPGGGLFPAVLDILTFKSETRASLLANKGFVVLAISLVEGKFESFEHYPRFHLDHFKEAIDFLKQQPKVDSKGVGIIAKSKGADIALSLATFVPGIKAAVSINGCSANVGIPLYYKKQQILSPLQYDFSKLITSESGTNIVKYIFEDPLAEKNKGSLIPIEQAKTHLLLAAGEDDHNFDSKRYMDQMVERLKRHGKENFESVSYPGAGHLLQPPYKPFCPSCAHGLFPFIGSWGGEPKAHAAAEVHLWKKIQEFFRTHLSCDAAQTKAKL; translated from the exons ATGTCTTCCCAAGTCAGACTGAGGCTGCTGCCAAGAGCAAGGTGTCTGTTTGACGAacccattaaggtgaaggtgGAAGGGTTGAGGTCCAGACAGGTGGTCACCATGAGAGCCAGATTAACTGACGATAAGGGAGTGGTGTTCAGCTCCTCGGCTACCTACAGAGCTGATGGCAGTGGGGAGGTCGACCTGAACAGAGATCCCTCACTTGGTGGGACATACGTTGGAGTAGAACCTATGGGTCTCCTGTGGTCCATGAGGGCACAAAAGTCTCACAAAAAGTTTCAAAAGGCAACATCTCTGAAGCCTCAGTTGGTGAATTTTTCTGTGCATGAGGGGGAAGGCAGGATACTGGCAGAAGAGACAAATGAGAGGATTCTGATTGGGGATGGTGTCAGTCGGGTCCCTGTCCAAGAGGGGAACATTAGTGGAGTCCTGTTCACTCCTCCAG GAGGTGGTCTGTTTCCTGCTGTCTTGGATATATTGACCTTTAAATCTGAGACAAGAGCCAGTCTACTGGCCAACAAAGGCTTTGTGGTCCTCGCTATAAGTCTAGTCGAAGGCAAATTTGAAAGTTTTGAACATTATCCACGGTTTCATCTCGACCACTTTAAAGAAGCAATAGATTTCTTAAAACAGCAACCTAAG GTGGACAGTAAAGGAGTTGGCATAATAGCAAAATCAAAGGGAGCAGACATTGCACTCTCCCTTGCTACCTTTGTGCCAGGTATCAAGGCCGCAGTAAGCATCAATGGCTGCAGTGCCAATGTGGGCATTCCTCTCTATTACAAGAAACAGCAGATTCTCTCACCATTACAGTACGACTTCAGTAAGTTGATTACAAGTGAGTCAGGTACCAATATTGTAAAGTACATTTTTGAAGACCCCCTGGCAGAGAAGAACAAGGGCAGCCTGATCCCTATTGAACAAGCAAAGACTCATTTGCTCCTTGCAGCTGGAGAGGATGACCACAACTTTGACAGCAAGAGATACATGGACCAGATGGTGGAGAGACTGAAGCGTCATGGAAAGGAgaactttgagagtgtgtcTTACCCTGGGGCTGGACACTTGCTGCAGCCACCTTATAAACCCTTCTGCCCTTCTTGTGCACATGGACTTTTTCCCTTTATAGGCTCATGGGGAGGTGAACCCAAGGCACACGCAGCAGCTGAGGTCCACCTGTGGAAGAAGATCCAGGAGTTCTTCAGAACTCACTTGAGTTGTGATGCGGCACAGACTAAAGCCAAGTTATAA